The nucleotide window CAAAGGCGATGGGCACGCGGGCCAGCATCAGGACCAGCAAGATGGCAATGGCAATCAGCGACAGGGTCATGCGCGGCCCCTCCGCATCAGCACGGCGATGGCAGAGACGGCACAGCTGGCCGCTGCCAGAAAGGCAAGCGGCGCCATCGGCAGCGCGAGGGACGCGCTGCGCGTGCCCTCATGCAGCTGCGCCGTGCCGATCAGCACCAGCCGCCAGGCAAACACCCCTAGCACGACCGCCGAGCCCGCCCCCGCAAGCCAGCCCAGTACCACCTGAGCCGAGACCGGCAGCAGGTGCAGCGCCAGGTCAACCTCTACATGGCCACCATCTGCCGTGGTCAGCGGCAGCGCAACGAAGACAAGCGCTGCCAGCAGCATCTGCGTCAGCTCGAACGCGCCCCCGAAGGGGCGGTTCAGC belongs to Frigidibacter mobilis and includes:
- a CDS encoding TRAP transporter small permease; protein product: MTHPDAPPPDMIPGRTPHVQAAWYRLLAAMAALLILSLIAVTCIDVVGRYLLNRPFGGAFELTQMLLAALVFVALPLTTADGGHVEVDLALHLLPVSAQVVLGWLAGAGSAVVLGVFAWRLVLIGTAQLHEGTRSASLALPMAPLAFLAAASCAVSAIAVLMRRGRA